The nucleotide sequence cagtagaagacagactatgtacacattgtaaagaaatagaagatgaaagacatcatctaattcattgtaaattatatacaaaacaaagagaaaaaatgtttagtattatcactaccctcaactcaaactttataaacttagatagaggagagcaatttagatatatactacaatcaaaacataaggatattataaccgctctctacatatacctggatgatacatgtagtcaatagacacacactagaactactgtatactttaatatttatatttcatagatcattattaactaaaataaagtgttatcttatcttactGGAAATACTGTCATCCATTTTCTGTCATTTCGGTTGTCATTCATTTTAGGGTCACTCCAAATGGTGGCCCATTATGTTGGAAACTCTGTTTAATGAAGATTTGTTTCTAGGATTTTAAAAGTGCAGTCAATTTTTCTGACTCATCTGCACGGTGCTGTTGatgggaaagtaaacaaataaataaataaataaataaataaataaataaataataaataaataaatacaattatgaAAACAGCACAGTAATCATTTCTACGGGGGGGGGGCGAGAGAGAAAATGGGGGCGGGGCACGAAAAAAATGGAGGATGTGAAGGGGCCCATAAAAATACTCAAAATGCtatcattccagtttcaaagcattgaaatTGCTGTCATCCGACTTCTGCtttagagtggcggctgtcattccacttgtttgaCAGTGCAGATGATGTCACATGTCGCTCAAGGACGTGCGTAGAAATGGGTGTCATtctactgtttacatactgtaaacgCTTTTATCAATCATTAGCCTTTAGGTCAGTAAAATGGCGTCCAACAAGTGTGAGTGGCCAGTGTTCTGCAACGATGGTTGTTTCTTTATTGATCATATTCATGACAGCAAGGCAGTCGAAGAACGTCGTCTTGATAAATTATGGGATATCAGGGACACTGATATAATAATTTCCACATTTGCAAAATCGGGAACTCTGTGGACACTCACGCTACTTTCTGAGATGTACGACGATCTGAACTGGAAACTACCCGCGACAGGCAAGGCAGTGCGGCTCAGTTACATCTATGAAAAGACAGATGAATTCGTTCCTGGTTTATATGGAGAACAAGTCCGTCACGTGAAGAAGTCGCTGAAAGACATGCCTTCACCTCGATTACTAGTTTGCCATCTACCTTCTCAGTTTTTCCACACTGCTTGGAAAGAGGGCACGAGAAAGTGCAAAGTCATTTCAATTACCAGAAATCCAAAGGACGTATGTGTCTCCCTCTATCACTTCATGAAATCCATTAAGTTCACACGAATGAAACTATCATGGGAGGAATGGGTGGAGGCCTTTGTAGACGGTAAGGTATGGTTTGGACCTTGGCTTGATCATGTTGAAGGTTGGAACAAATATGGAGTAGAAGACAACGTGTTTCATTTATCGTTCGAAGAAATGAAGACAGACTTGAAATCCTCGCTAGAGAAGATTGCCGAATTCCTTGGTAGACCTGTGTGTGACGCTAAACTGGATGAGGTTGTCAAGAGTTGCAGCATGACCTCCATGAAGAAAAACAACGAGGATTCGCAAAAATGGTCTATAATGGACGAGGGTTCGTTTAAAAAAAGTGGTCAATATCTTCGTAAAGGCAAGGTTGGCGATTGGAAATCTCATTTCACTGTTGCGCAGAATGAGTATTTTGATGACAAGATAACAAAAGAAGCTGGGAAAAGAGGGATCAAAATTCAATACGTTTAAGCGTAGTTCATGTTCATGTACTGCAacacccaatctgattaaaatccgatgtagatgtcggcttgtggtacatgtttacgtgtacctcgaaggtcaattcaggcaaaataacgaaggtaaaatagcaatgaacgattagccgacatctacttcggattttaatcagattgtgcaACACCTTACCAAAACTGAATTCCTTGGTATAGTGtacttttattatatttcattgtcCCGGGAGTGACCGCCTCTTCAAATAGTATATGAAACAGTTCATTGAAAGCCTTATTATGGATTCTATACACAATTATGGCAAATCAGTAACAAAAATAATGCTGAGATTATTGCAGCTTGTCGAAAACAAGGACCTCTATGTAAGACAGTAGGATTAGTTCAGTCACAGTTTACATTGTACCAGGACATTGAATGACTTTTTAGCGTTTTCCTTTTATTTGGTATGTATTATTTTAAGAAGAGGAAGCTTACACGTGGTTGGATAGGAATATGTGATATCAGATATCATGTGATGTAAGTCGTACCTGATGAATGT is from Glandiceps talaboti chromosome 1, keGlaTala1.1, whole genome shotgun sequence and encodes:
- the LOC144440141 gene encoding sulfotransferase 2A1-like, producing MASNKCEWPVFCNDGCFFIDHIHDSKAVEERRLDKLWDIRDTDIIISTFAKSGTLWTLTLLSEMYDDLNWKLPATGKAVRLSYIYEKTDEFVPGLYGEQVRHVKKSLKDMPSPRLLVCHLPSQFFHTAWKEGTRKCKVISITRNPKDVCVSLYHFMKSIKFTRMKLSWEEWVEAFVDGKVWFGPWLDHVEGWNKYGVEDNVFHLSFEEMKTDLKSSLEKIAEFLGRPVCDAKLDEVVKSCSMTSMKKNNEDSQKWSIMDEGSFKKSGQYLRKGKVGDWKSHFTVAQNEYFDDKITKEAGKRGIKIQYV